A region of Deltaproteobacteria bacterium DNA encodes the following proteins:
- a CDS encoding DUF885 domain-containing protein, with translation MNLIVCALLLAAAPATDDARFDVFAQKYVQELLDRDPETATRLGDHRNDARLDDYSAKGVERDLAAAKSGLAELARIDPKKLSAEDAVDYRILKNRLESQVYELQTLRGWQWNPLQYNVGGAIYALISREFAPPEQGLRSVIGRLNGVPAVVAAAKANLKSPPKVHTETAIQQNKGTSKLVKEQLEPLVKQAPGLEKEFRTAQSTALAALADYQQWLEKELLPRSNGDFRLGDEKFRKKLRFALDSDLSKEEILHRAEADLKSTRSAMYFTAMQMWPKLFPEKPPPADQGAAIKAVLDEAAKKHPNNDTVIPQATKALAQTTAFVKEKGFVTVLEEPLDIVATPEFQRGVAVASCSPAGPLEKNKKTFYYISPTPEDWTPERVDSFFREYNDSMLQEITIHEAMPGHYLQLAHANRFRAPTLVRGVVFSGTFVEGWATYAEQLMADAGYGGADVRMQQLKMRLRMILNAIIDQKIHTEGMSEKEAIARMMNDGYQEEGEAVGKWKRAQLTSTQLSTYYVGNAEMNDIRTAWEKNHGKYPDLRALHDAMLSFGNAAPKYVRERLGI, from the coding sequence ATGAACCTGATCGTCTGCGCCCTCCTGCTCGCTGCCGCTCCTGCAACCGATGACGCCCGCTTCGACGTGTTCGCACAGAAGTACGTCCAGGAGCTCCTCGACCGCGACCCGGAGACTGCGACGCGCCTCGGTGACCACCGCAACGACGCGCGCCTCGACGATTACAGCGCGAAGGGGGTGGAGCGCGATCTGGCGGCGGCGAAAAGTGGGCTCGCGGAGCTGGCGCGCATCGATCCGAAGAAGCTGTCCGCCGAGGACGCAGTCGATTACCGCATCCTGAAGAACCGGCTCGAGTCACAGGTCTACGAGCTGCAAACGCTGCGAGGGTGGCAGTGGAATCCGCTGCAGTACAACGTCGGTGGCGCGATCTACGCGCTGATCTCACGAGAGTTCGCGCCCCCGGAGCAGGGGCTGCGATCGGTCATCGGGCGCCTGAATGGAGTTCCGGCGGTAGTCGCCGCGGCAAAGGCGAATCTCAAGTCTCCGCCGAAGGTGCATACCGAGACTGCCATCCAGCAGAACAAAGGGACGTCGAAGCTGGTGAAGGAGCAGCTGGAGCCGCTGGTGAAGCAGGCGCCGGGGTTGGAGAAGGAGTTCCGGACGGCGCAGTCGACGGCGCTGGCGGCGCTGGCGGACTACCAGCAGTGGCTGGAGAAGGAGCTGCTGCCGCGCTCCAACGGAGATTTTCGCCTCGGCGACGAGAAGTTCCGCAAGAAGCTGAGGTTCGCTCTCGATTCCGACCTGTCGAAAGAGGAGATCCTCCACCGCGCGGAAGCCGACCTCAAGTCGACGCGGTCGGCGATGTACTTCACCGCGATGCAGATGTGGCCGAAGCTGTTTCCGGAGAAGCCGCCGCCGGCGGATCAGGGCGCCGCGATCAAGGCCGTCCTCGACGAGGCGGCGAAGAAGCACCCGAACAACGACACCGTCATTCCGCAGGCGACCAAGGCGCTGGCCCAGACCACCGCGTTCGTGAAGGAGAAAGGCTTCGTCACGGTGCTCGAGGAACCGCTGGACATCGTCGCCACACCGGAGTTCCAGCGGGGAGTCGCGGTCGCATCCTGCAGCCCGGCGGGACCCCTGGAGAAGAACAAGAAGACTTTCTATTACATCTCTCCCACGCCGGAGGACTGGACGCCGGAGCGCGTGGACTCCTTCTTCCGCGAGTACAACGATTCCATGCTGCAGGAGATCACCATCCACGAGGCGATGCCGGGCCATTATCTCCAACTGGCGCATGCGAATCGCTTCCGGGCGCCGACGTTGGTGCGCGGCGTGGTCTTTTCCGGCACGTTCGTGGAAGGCTGGGCGACGTACGCGGAGCAGTTGATGGCGGACGCCGGGTACGGCGGAGCGGACGTTCGCATGCAGCAGCTGAAGATGCGCTTGCGGATGATCCTCAACGCCATCATCGACCAGAAGATCCACACCGAAGGGATGAGCGAGAAGGAAGCGATCGCGCGGATGATGAACGACGGCTACCAGGAGGAGGGCGAGGCCGTGGGGAAGTGGAAGCGCGCCCAGCTCACCTCCACGCAGCTCTCCACGTATTACGTCGGCAATGCGGAGATGAACGACATCCGCACGGCCTGGGAGAAGAACCACGGCAAGTATCCCGACCTGCGCGCGCTGCACGATGCGATGCTTTCCTTCGGCAACGCCGCGCCGAAGTACGTCAGGGAACGATTGGGAATCTAG
- a CDS encoding tetratricopeptide repeat protein — MTFRSIRFLRDRLKLRGWIALCLILAAAVGLPRFLSSRFMSERRLASSLERARTHLAARELDQARRELHEALGLEPGNAEARTQLATMELGLGNREVAFLEFQTLTEMQPQDPNGWIGIADLMVKGGLHDAPEAALDKAIAAAPTRADAHLLRGEIRFRVGRYHGAHVDAQTAVAEAPQDAAARALLVRSAAARAEPEAADGRFQESVGRLGPIPSTRFRAETQSTGNRFASVAREHWPGRLAQIRQALEIEMRQQNWAAAQRIVDSARQGYPDTAFGPFLTGIVELAQGHAGEAERYLSESLKSAPRSPVIATALAKAWSRKSGAAFAGERLMGLAERDRGFAFARYLAAHAFVDARDPAAAEAALRRGLVLQPDSSVPWQHLADYYLEVDRSAEAMSLLQQALDRFPRDPDLQIMAAQVSAQLGNSKEAIRIYEEVLSRRPDLDVVEYKLAGLLASEDENGASSRRLLQLLQHLRSDHPSDPLLLDGLGWALYRAGDPTRGRASLEAAVNGAPDEPSPHYHLAAIYARENKTELARTELKAALDSKRPFAERFEALRLMRDAPRRSAP; from the coding sequence ATGACGTTCCGATCGATCCGCTTTCTTCGCGATCGGCTGAAGCTGCGGGGATGGATCGCATTGTGCCTGATCCTCGCTGCCGCGGTGGGACTGCCTCGGTTCCTCTCGTCGCGATTCATGTCAGAGCGCCGCCTGGCGAGCAGCCTCGAGCGCGCCCGGACACATCTGGCAGCGCGGGAGCTCGATCAGGCTCGGCGCGAGCTGCACGAGGCACTCGGCTTGGAGCCAGGCAATGCCGAGGCGCGCACCCAGCTCGCTACGATGGAGCTCGGTCTGGGAAACCGGGAGGTCGCCTTCCTGGAATTTCAGACCCTCACCGAGATGCAACCGCAAGATCCAAACGGCTGGATCGGGATTGCCGACCTGATGGTGAAAGGCGGTTTGCACGATGCGCCCGAGGCCGCCCTGGACAAGGCGATCGCGGCAGCGCCGACGCGTGCCGATGCGCACTTGCTTCGAGGCGAGATCCGTTTCCGCGTCGGTCGCTACCATGGCGCCCACGTCGATGCCCAGACGGCGGTAGCGGAAGCGCCCCAGGACGCTGCGGCTCGGGCGTTGCTCGTGCGGAGCGCGGCGGCGCGCGCTGAACCCGAAGCCGCGGATGGTCGATTTCAGGAATCCGTTGGGAGATTGGGGCCGATCCCTTCGACCCGCTTTCGCGCCGAGACGCAGTCGACCGGCAACCGATTTGCGTCCGTCGCGCGCGAGCACTGGCCAGGACGGCTCGCACAGATCCGGCAGGCGCTCGAAATCGAGATGCGGCAACAGAATTGGGCCGCGGCGCAACGCATCGTCGACTCTGCTCGGCAGGGATATCCCGACACGGCATTTGGTCCCTTCCTCACGGGCATCGTCGAGCTTGCACAAGGCCACGCCGGCGAAGCGGAACGATACCTGTCCGAGTCACTGAAGTCGGCGCCGCGTTCCCCCGTGATCGCCACCGCTTTGGCGAAGGCCTGGTCGCGCAAGAGCGGCGCCGCGTTTGCCGGTGAACGGTTGATGGGCCTTGCGGAACGCGACCGCGGGTTCGCGTTTGCGCGCTATCTGGCTGCTCACGCTTTCGTGGATGCTCGCGATCCGGCCGCCGCGGAGGCCGCGCTCCGGCGCGGCCTCGTGTTGCAACCGGATTCGTCGGTGCCCTGGCAACATCTTGCGGATTACTACCTGGAAGTCGATCGCAGTGCCGAGGCGATGAGCCTCTTGCAACAAGCGCTCGATCGGTTCCCGCGCGATCCCGATCTCCAGATCATGGCGGCACAAGTGAGCGCTCAACTCGGCAACTCGAAGGAGGCTATCCGGATCTATGAGGAGGTTCTCTCGCGGAGACCGGACCTGGACGTCGTCGAGTACAAGCTCGCCGGATTGCTTGCTTCCGAGGACGAGAATGGCGCATCGTCGCGGCGGTTGCTGCAGCTCCTGCAGCATTTGCGTTCGGATCACCCTTCCGATCCCTTGCTTCTCGATGGGTTGGGATGGGCGCTGTACCGCGCCGGCGATCCGACCCGCGGCCGCGCCTCGCTGGAAGCCGCCGTGAACGGCGCGCCGGATGAGCCAAGCCCGCATTACCATCTCGCGGCGATCTACGCCCGCGAAAACAAGACGGAACTCGCGCGCACCGAGCTGAAGGCCGCGCTCGATTCGAAGCGACCCTTCGCGGAGCGGTTCGAAGCCCTTCGTCTGATGCGAGACGCGCCTCGACGCAGCGCTCCTTGA
- a CDS encoding cardiolipin synthase B: MIDVQVREQHELHRRKLVRGQRGRRDARHDHHGAAQIRVGENESVPEADQDRRVTDPDDAQCRARVVPRQAADRGLLAGARARSEQAGEQSGVQELAHTCQLAAEITGAHHVHVLRLLASLACLWLAACFGRSSPKGEFRLDRAAIAPQDFDNALFQTVGVQLRPGNQVEVVNNGRVFDVAIEEIARARSSIHVVSFIWSEGKVSSRIVTALAGRTRDGVPCRVIVDALGSPNFANVQKQLEGIGCATHRFRPIPGQDDAAREHRKMFILDGRVGITGGFGIDDKWDGDGRTDQPPQWRDSNLLVRGPAVLEMQQAFAESWEEATRTLLPRDTFPASEDAGRSLAAFVSSSENSVATRSDRLTQLLIGAARKRLWISNAYFVPSVPILDLLMRKAREGVDVRVLAAGERTDTKAYLSQQRARMDQLVGAGVKAYEYGPTMMHSKFMVVDERITAVGSTNLDALSLNKLNEGTVVVVDENLAQREAAVFLEDLALSKEVGSSKARVTTR; the protein is encoded by the coding sequence GTGATCGATGTGCAAGTGCGAGAGCAACACGAACTGCACCGGCGGAAGTTGGTCCGCGGTCAGCGAGGGCGGCGTGATGCGCGGCACGACCACCATGGAGCCGCTCAGATTCGGGTCGGTGAGAACGAATCGGTGCCCGAGGCGGATCAGGACCGTCGCGTGACCGACCCAGACGACGCTCAGTGTCGCGCTCGGGTCGTCCCTCGGCAGGCCGCGGACCGCGGGCTCCTGGCGGGGGCTCGCGCACGCAGCGAGCAGGCTGGCGAGCAAAGCGGTGTTCAGGAGCTCGCGCATACCTGTCAACTTGCTGCGGAAATTACGGGTGCGCACCATGTTCACGTGCTGCGCTTGCTCGCTTCTCTCGCATGCCTCTGGCTGGCCGCCTGCTTCGGGCGCAGCAGCCCGAAGGGCGAGTTCCGGCTCGATCGAGCGGCAATCGCGCCGCAGGATTTCGACAACGCCCTCTTTCAGACGGTAGGCGTCCAGCTCCGGCCCGGAAACCAGGTGGAGGTGGTCAACAACGGCCGCGTCTTCGACGTCGCCATCGAGGAGATCGCACGGGCGCGCAGCAGCATCCATGTGGTGAGCTTCATCTGGAGCGAGGGGAAGGTCTCCAGCCGGATCGTCACCGCACTCGCGGGCAGGACCCGCGACGGAGTCCCCTGCCGGGTGATCGTCGACGCGCTGGGAAGCCCCAATTTCGCGAACGTGCAGAAGCAGCTCGAGGGCATCGGATGCGCGACGCATCGTTTCCGTCCCATTCCTGGGCAGGACGACGCGGCCCGCGAGCACCGGAAGATGTTCATCCTCGACGGGCGCGTCGGAATCACCGGCGGGTTCGGCATCGACGACAAATGGGACGGCGACGGCCGCACGGACCAGCCGCCGCAGTGGCGCGACTCCAACCTGCTCGTGCGTGGACCCGCCGTGCTGGAGATGCAGCAGGCCTTCGCGGAGAGCTGGGAGGAAGCGACCAGGACCCTGCTGCCCCGCGACACGTTTCCGGCTTCGGAGGATGCCGGCCGGTCGCTCGCCGCTTTCGTGAGCAGCAGCGAGAACAGCGTGGCGACCAGGAGCGATCGTCTGACGCAGCTCCTGATCGGAGCCGCGCGCAAGCGCCTTTGGATCAGCAACGCCTACTTCGTGCCATCGGTTCCGATCCTCGATCTCCTCATGCGCAAGGCGCGCGAGGGAGTCGACGTTCGCGTCCTGGCTGCCGGCGAGCGTACGGATACCAAAGCGTATCTGTCGCAGCAGCGGGCCAGGATGGATCAGCTCGTCGGCGCAGGAGTCAAGGCATACGAGTACGGTCCGACGATGATGCATTCGAAGTTCATGGTGGTCGACGAGCGCATCACGGCGGTGGGATCGACGAATCTCGACGCACTGTCGCTGAACAAGCTGAACGAGGGCACCGTCGTCGTCGTCGACGAGAACCTCGCCCAGCGCGAGGCCGCCGTGTTCCTCGAGGACCTGGCCCTCTCGAAGGAAGTCGGGTCGTCGAAAGCGCGTGTGACCACGCGCTAG
- a CDS encoding winged helix-turn-helix transcriptional regulator — translation MLPGDLAAALASDRRLSILNWLKKPRDHFPPQVDGDLVKDGVCSVFIANKLGVTQASAHEHLKILARLGLIRPKRIKQWTFYRRDEKRIAEARRVLRESF, via the coding sequence GTGCTTCCCGGCGATCTGGCGGCGGCCCTGGCCAGCGACCGCCGGCTTTCCATTCTCAACTGGCTGAAAAAGCCCCGCGACCACTTTCCGCCCCAGGTCGACGGTGACCTGGTCAAGGACGGAGTGTGCAGCGTCTTCATCGCCAACAAGCTGGGCGTCACCCAGGCGAGCGCGCACGAACACCTCAAGATCCTCGCGCGGCTCGGGCTCATCAGGCCGAAACGGATCAAGCAGTGGACCTTCTATCGCCGCGACGAGAAGCGCATCGCCGAGGCCCGCCGGGTGCTCCGTGAGTCCTTCTAA
- a CDS encoding exo-alpha-sialidase has protein sequence MNKPLAALVTSVLSVIICVAPHVRAATPPSGSVSSTTTAVWDFAAVVAGQFTDVGVEDACPPGLCDNYDLTVTLPQPAAQFYVSNTATLTLHYEWTSNQPTDMDVFAFAPNGAKYGPGSPDGLVTGPGYADIVVSDPVEGVWHVRETAALVPVPTAAHATATLTVGTRTSPPTPRIPPSAARYTNYPADDQMAPALGSTTNGAHGAGEPSVGVNWKTGATFIEAGNHTLRAIFDDSVSPAKVTWADKRSPFARVSLDPILWADSSTGRVFESQLDGACSTTSYTEDDGETWFLSQGCGTPAGPDHQTLGGGNFATPQPAVTTYPHAIYYCSQGVVTAVCARSDDGGLTFGPGVPIYNLTQCGGLHGHIRVSPDGTAYVPNEDCTDAAGVQRPAVVVSNDNGLTWNVRTISRAKSSRPGGDPSAAAGASNTLYVGYVNYDGHPNIAISRDHGLTWSKPFDAGAGYGIQNAEFAEVIAGDDDRAAFAFLGTPTPGDDQSSGFNGVWHLYVATTYNAGKTWVTADITPADPVQRGCIWNGGGSNPCRNLLDFNDITVDRIGRVLIGYADGCTGSCVDDPTANASFGPASAQDALATIARQASGKTLFRAYDGTLPK, from the coding sequence ATGAACAAGCCGCTCGCTGCCTTGGTGACCTCCGTTCTCTCCGTCATCATTTGCGTCGCGCCTCACGTGCGCGCCGCCACTCCGCCGAGCGGCTCGGTCAGCTCGACCACCACCGCCGTCTGGGACTTCGCTGCGGTCGTAGCCGGACAGTTCACCGACGTCGGCGTCGAGGACGCCTGTCCGCCGGGGCTCTGCGACAACTACGATCTCACCGTCACGCTGCCCCAGCCAGCCGCCCAGTTCTACGTAAGCAACACGGCCACGTTGACGCTGCACTATGAGTGGACCAGCAACCAGCCCACCGACATGGATGTGTTCGCCTTCGCCCCGAATGGCGCCAAGTACGGTCCGGGATCTCCCGATGGTCTCGTTACGGGACCGGGCTACGCCGACATCGTGGTCAGCGATCCCGTGGAAGGCGTCTGGCACGTCCGCGAGACCGCCGCGCTGGTGCCCGTACCCACGGCCGCACACGCGACGGCGACGCTCACCGTCGGCACGCGCACCAGCCCGCCTACTCCGCGCATTCCGCCGAGCGCGGCCAGATATACCAACTACCCGGCGGACGATCAGATGGCTCCCGCACTCGGCTCCACGACCAACGGCGCGCACGGGGCCGGCGAGCCATCCGTCGGCGTGAACTGGAAGACCGGCGCCACCTTCATCGAGGCCGGCAATCACACGCTGCGCGCCATCTTCGATGACAGCGTCTCTCCGGCGAAGGTCACCTGGGCAGACAAGCGCTCGCCGTTCGCCCGCGTTTCGCTCGACCCCATTCTCTGGGCGGACAGCAGCACCGGCCGGGTGTTCGAATCGCAGCTCGACGGCGCCTGCAGCACCACGTCCTATACCGAGGACGACGGCGAGACCTGGTTCCTGTCGCAGGGCTGTGGGACGCCCGCCGGACCGGACCACCAGACATTGGGCGGCGGCAACTTCGCAACGCCCCAGCCCGCGGTCACGACCTATCCACATGCCATCTATTACTGCTCGCAGGGTGTCGTCACGGCGGTCTGCGCCCGCAGCGACGACGGCGGCCTTACGTTCGGTCCGGGCGTGCCGATCTACAACCTCACCCAGTGCGGTGGGCTCCACGGCCACATCCGCGTCTCGCCCGATGGGACGGCCTACGTTCCGAACGAGGATTGCACCGATGCCGCGGGAGTGCAGCGGCCGGCGGTGGTCGTCAGCAACGACAACGGCCTGACGTGGAATGTCCGCACCATCAGCCGTGCAAAGTCCAGCAGGCCAGGCGGAGATCCTTCGGCGGCGGCAGGCGCGAGCAACACGCTGTACGTCGGCTACGTGAACTATGACGGACACCCGAACATCGCCATCTCGCGCGACCACGGCCTGACCTGGTCGAAGCCGTTCGACGCGGGCGCCGGTTACGGGATCCAGAATGCCGAGTTCGCGGAGGTGATCGCCGGCGACGACGACCGCGCTGCGTTCGCCTTCCTGGGCACTCCCACCCCTGGAGATGACCAGTCGAGCGGCTTCAACGGCGTCTGGCACCTCTACGTCGCGACGACCTACAACGCCGGCAAGACGTGGGTGACTGCGGACATCACACCGGCGGATCCAGTGCAGCGCGGCTGCATCTGGAATGGCGGCGGCAGCAATCCCTGCCGTAACCTGCTCGACTTCAACGACATCACCGTCGACAGGATCGGCCGCGTGCTGATCGGCTATGCCGACGGCTGCACGGGCTCTTGCGTCGACGACCCCACCGCGAACGCCTCGTTCGGTCCCGCGAGCGCGCAGGACGCGCTGGCCACGATCGCGCGGCAGGCGAGCGGCAAGACGCTGTTCCGCGCCTACGACGGCACGCTGCCGAAATAG